Proteins co-encoded in one Fusarium musae strain F31 chromosome 3, whole genome shotgun sequence genomic window:
- the GNA3_2 gene encoding G protein alpha subunit (EggNog:ENOG41), whose translation MGACMSSSNEEADQKKKSQAIDKILEEDSKRLRKECKILLLGSGESGKSTIVKQMKIIHLKGYSEDELFNYRPTVFKNLVECAKAVIMAMQQFDIEPQNEENKAHAEFLLEYQAESGPQAQIDPKVGAAVQALWNDPAKDLLMEHQTEFYLMDSAE comes from the exons ATGGGCGCATGCATGAGCTCGAGCAATGAGGAGGCGgatcagaagaagaagagtcagGCCATTGATAAAATTCTGGAGGAAGACTCGAAACGATTACGGAAAGAATGCAAGATTTTACTGCTAG GTTCTGGTGAGAGTGGCAAGTCGACGATTGTCAAACAGATGAAAATCATCCATCTTAAAGGATACTCGGAAGATGAGCTATTCAACTACCGGCCAACTGTCTTCAAAAATCTTGTGGAGTGCGCCAAGGCAGTTATTATGGCCATGCAACAATTCGACATCGAGCCTCAAAACGAAGAGAACAAGGCACATGCGGAGTTCCTATTAGAATACCAAGCCGAGTCTGGCCCTCAAGCGCAAATCGATCCGAAAGTGGGCGCGGCGGTACAAGCTCTGTGGAACGATCCAGCGAAAGATCTTCTCATGGAACATCAGACGGAGTTCTACCTCATGGATTCCGCCGAATAG
- a CDS encoding hypothetical protein (BUSCO:EOG09262V8E), with protein MSSDESPPTGLGAPESHGDLKPILSPILPSSPASSTKVDFIPLVTVVGFHHARGPEVENWFGADDGSDPAAEYGWSLLPFMALSDGAHASEEDFSYFTLLRPETEAKPATSLFGISCTRQLDSSQLINRPADVTRSTVQKAVVVIADSPQFFGMLRERLSIVTQAWFAQREFTDVEILRRFQESLADEKTKGILNDQVDRDQYLGMSLRELIHEYKWQTLVLLKCCLLQPKMLFFGSRCDRLCMMQFSLLSLIPGLIRNLQDSADPELNSYETSLSKPTSLRTSDRNSLLCYMGLPLQIFGKGSLFGPYTPLQQLDILADFGTKSYIVGSTNSLLLQQKDRYSDILINLDEDSVVINSPSLRSALTLTAADRRWIDYLTHEINETWDEANPSRPKTLKYVGSEEFIRLQFEEYILALISSVKYHNYLNVNPNNPKAILPEVEGDPVADFGYEWVEAWKRTENYRMWNANTDSHLFDIVDPRHPCAGGLNIEDVQRRIAEQVKELHLDERFAQGKEVLGRNLAAGREKASFVLNKLYADMEALREAQRRRAEEARAASPPNGSSQPAGQDPSKAGQQGQSAGARAGAYIGSWAAWAGEKRRTSGWGAGWGRKPASKADKSTDDSSSSSPIDKDYQMISAPVSRGGSSDDATARPGRGASFSESILSGVSESGSRPTSGINKPLPGPPVPRKKDDGFQTEGVIGSKDKLPSAGPPHNENGVTIKE; from the exons ATGAGCTCCGACGAATCTCCTCCCACCGGTCTTGGCGCCCCCGAGTCTCACGGTGACCTCAAGCCCATACTTTCACCCATTCTACCCTCCTCCCCTGCGTCGTCTACCAAGGTCGATTTCATTCCACTTGTTACTGTTGTCGGATTCCATCATGCAAGGGGCCCAGAAGTCGAGAATTGGTTCGGGGCAGACGATGGAAGCGATCCTGCAGCTGAATATGGGTGGTCTTTGCTGCCTTTCATGGCCTTGAGTGATGGGGCGCACGC ATCCGAGGAGGACTTCTCATACTTCACGCTGCTTCGCCCAGAGACGGAGGCTAAACCCGCTACGTCACTATTTGGAATCTCGTGCACCCGACAACTTGATTCATCCCAGCTCATCAATCGCCCTGCCGATGTTACGCGATCCACTGTCCAGAAAGCTGTTGTGGTCATTGCCGATAGCCCTCAATTCTTCGGCATGCTTCGTGAGCGTCTCAGTATTGTCACGCAGGCTTGGTTTGCGCAGCGTGAGTTTACCGATGTTGAGATTCTCCGCAGATTCCAGGAGAGCCTGGCAGATGAGAAAACCAAAGGCATTCTCAATGACCAGGTAGATCGAGACCAATATCTCGGCATGAGTCTTCGTGAGCTGATACACGAATACAAATGGCAAACTTTGGTTTTGTTGAAGTGTTGCCTCCTCCAACCGAAG ATGCTCTTCTTTGGGTCGAGATGTGACAGGTTGTGCATGATGCAATTTTCTCTTTTGTCCTTGATACCCGGCCTCATTCGCAACCTGCAGGACAGTGCAGACCCAGAGCTGAATAGCTACGAGACGAGTCTATCAAAGCCGACCAGTTTGCGAACTAGTGATCGCAACTCCCTCCTCTGCTATATGGGCTTACCACTCCAGATATTTGGCAAG GGAAGCTTGTTTGGACCCTATACCCCCCTGCAACAACTTGATATTCTCGCCGACTTTGGCACAAAGTCCTACATTGTCGGCAGTACAAACTCACTTCTCTTGCAGCAGAAGGATCGCTATAGTGATATTCTCATCAATCTGGACGAGGACTCAGTTGTTATCAACTCTCCGTCACTTAGAAGCGCTTTGACTCTCACCGCTGCGGACCGGAGGTGGATAGACTATTTAACTCATGAGATCAACGAGACATGGGACGAAGCCAACCCTAGCAGGCCGAAGACGCTGAAGTATGTCGGGAGCGAGGAGTTTATCAGGCTCCAGTTCGAAGAGTACATTCTCGCTCTGATCTCCTCCGTCAAATACCACAACTATCTTAACGTGAACCCAAACAACCCCAAGGCTATCCTTCCGGAGGTTGAGGGTGATCCTGTCGCAGACTTTGGATATGAGTGGGTAGAGGCTTGGAAACGCACCGAGAACTACCGCATGTGGAACGCAAACACTGATTCCCACTTGTTCGACATTGTTGACCCTCGACATCCTTGTGCAGGAGGCTTGAATATTGAGGATGTACAGCGTCGGATCGCAGAGCAAGTAAAAGAATTGCATCTGGACGAGCGTTTTGCGCAGGGCAAAGAAGTCCTCGGTCGGAATCTTGCCGCGGGCCGTGAAAAGGCATCTTTTGTTCTTAATAAACTGTATGCCGACATGGAGGCTTTGCGTGAAGCACAGCGGCGTCgcgctgaagaagctcgcGCAGCATCACCACCGAACGGTTCGAGTCAGCCGGCCGGACAAGACCCTTCAAAGGCCGGACAGCAAGGACAATCAGCTGGTGCGCGTGCCGGTGCCTACATCGGGAGTTGGGCAGCGTGGGCTGGTGAGAAGCGCCGAACAAGTGGATGGGGTGCTGGCTGGGGTCGCAAACCAGCCTCTAAGGCTGACAAGTCAACGGACGACTCGAGTTCAAGCAGTCCCATCGACAAAGACTACCAGATGATCAGCGCTCCTGTGTCTCGAGGTGGCAGTTCCGATGATGCAACTGCACGACCAGGGCGGGGAGCAAGCTTCAGCGAGAGTATCCTCTCGGGAGTGAGCGAGTCAGGCAGCCGGCCAACCTCGGGGATCAACAAGCCTCTTCCAGGTCCACCAGTGCCCAGAAAGAAAGACGATGGCTTCCAGACCGAGGGAGTTATTGGTTCGAAAGATAAACTGCCAAGCGCAGGCCCTCCTCACAACGAGAACGGTGTAACGATTAAAGAATGA
- the GNA3_1 gene encoding G protein alpha subunit, whose protein sequence is MFDVGGQRSERKKWIHCFENVTSIIFCVALSEYDQVLLEESSQNRMMESLLLFDSVVNSRWFMRTSIILFLNKVDIFKQKLSRSPLGNYFPDYSGGNDVNKAAKYLLWRFNQVNRAHLNLYPHLTQATDTSNIRLVFAAVKETILNNALKDSGIL, encoded by the exons ATGTTCGATGTTGGCGGTCAACGaagtgagagaaagaagtggATACACTGCTTCGAGAATGTCACATCAATCATCTTTTGTGTGGCTTTAAGCGAATATGATCAAGTCCTACTCGAGGAGAGCAGTCAG AACCGAATGATGGAGAGTTTACTCCTTTTTGACTCGGTGGTCAACTCACGGTGGTTCATGCGTACTAGCATCATACTGTTCCTCAACAAGGTTGACATTTTCAAACAAAAGCTGAGCAGGTCTCCGCTAGGCAACTACTTTCCCGATTACTCGGGTGGTAACGATGTCAATAAAGCAGCCAAGTATCTACTCTGGCGATTCAACCAGGTCAATCGGGCACATCTAAACCTGTATCCCCA CTTGACGCAAGCGACAGATACGTCAAACATTCGACTCGTTTTCGCAGCAGTCAAAGAGACTATCTTGAATAACGCACTTAAGGACTCGGGCATTCTTTGA
- a CDS encoding hypothetical protein (EggNog:ENOG41) has translation MAAKMGAPSQMPPIPNREDIGATWTYLQAGISRVMNDLEQGIDMQMYMGVYTAVHNFCTSQKAVGMTGPAMHSNHRGAHLLGEELYNKLIDYLHHHLDSLVNESKAHTDEALLTFYIKEWGRYTVAAKYIHHLFRYLNRHWVKREIDEGKKNIYDVYTLHLVQWRKELFEKVSDKVMDAVLKLVEKQRNGETIEHSQIKQVVDSFVSLGLDEADPSKSTLDVYRYHFERPFLTATKEFYMAESKQFVAENSVVEYMKKAEARLSEEEERVRMYLHQDIAIPLKKTCNQALIADHSSLLREEFQVLLDNDREEDMARMYNLLSRIPDGLEPLRARFETHVRKAGLAAVQKVQSSEGDKLEPKVYVDALLEIHTQYQGLVKRAFNDEPEFTRSLDNACREFVNRNEVCKAGSNKSPELLAKYTDVLLRKSSTSIEEAELERTLSQIMTVFKYIEDKDVFQKFYSRMLARRLVHSNSSSDDAETSMISKLKEACGFEYTNKLQRMFQDMQISKDLNKDFREHLEGVEYTKAVDSTFSILGTGFWPLTAPSTDFNPPPEIAAEIERFIRFYKHKHDGRKLTWLWHLCKGEIKAGYCKASKTPYTFQVSIYQMAILLLFNEKDTYSYEDMLSATQLSKEVLDQALAVILKAKVLIMSGAAGEKPGTGKSFKLNYDFKSKKIRVNLNLGGVKEAKQEEAETNKTIEEDRKLVLQSAIVRIMKARKKMKHTQLVSETINQIRSRFVPKVGDIKKCIEILLDKEYLERLEDDELGYLA, from the exons ATGGACTTATCTACAAGCTGGTATCTCACGCGTTATGAACGATCTCGAGCAGGGCATCGACATGCAAATGTACATGGGTGTCTACAC CGCTGTCCATAACTTTTGTACATCCCAGAAAGCAGTTGGCATGACTGGTCCTGCTATGCACAGTAACCACAGAGGCG CACATCTGCTAGGGGAAGAGCTCTACAACAAGCTGATCGATTacctgcatcatcatctcgataGCCTTGTGAATGAAAGCAAGGCCCACACCGACGAGGCATTGCTCACTTTCTATATCAAAGAATGGGGTCGCTACACAGTTGCCGCCAAATATATCCACCATCTTTTCCGTTATCTCAATAGACATTGGGTCAAGCGAGAAATTGatgaagggaagaagaataTCTACGATGTCTACACCCTGCATCTTGTGCAATGGAGGAAGGAGCTATTCGAAAAGGTCAGTGACAAGGTTATGGATGCGGTGCTTAAGCTTGTGGAGAAGCAAAGGAACGGCGAGACCATCGAACACAGCCAAATCAAGCAAGTCGTGGATTCCTTTGTCTCCCTGGGACTGGATGAAGCAGACCCCTCCAAGTCAACACTTGATGTCTACCGCTATCATTTCGAGCGTCCTTTCCTCACTGCTACCAAAGAGTTTTACATGGCAGAGTCCAAGCAATTTGTTGCCGAGAACAGCGTCGTGGAATACATGAAGAAGGCAGAGGCTCGTCTgtccgaggaggaggagcgcgTTCGCATGTACCTGCATCAAGACATCGCCATTCCTCTAAAGAAGACTTGTAATCAAGCTCTCATCGCCGATCACTCCAGTCTTCTTCGGGAAGAATTCCAGGTGCTTCTGGATAACGACCGCGAAGAGGATATGGCACGAATGTACAACCTTCTTTCGAGAATTCCCGATGGTCTCGAGCCGCTTAGAGCCCGTTTTGAAACACATGTGAGAAAGGCTGGACTCGCTGCTGTGCAGAAGGTCCAATCGTCAGAGGGTGACAAGCTCGAACCAAAGGTTTACGTCGACGCTCTGCTCGAAATTCACACCCAGTATCAGGGCCTTGTGAAGAGAGCTTTCAATGACGAGCCAGAGTTTACGCGTTCCCTTGACAACGCCTGCAGGGAGTTTGTCAATCGAAACGAAGTTTGCAAGGCTGGATCCAACAAATCGCCTGAACTTCTAGCGAAATACACTGACGTCCTGCTCAGAAAGAGCAGCACCAGTATTGAAGAGGCAGAATTGGAACGTACTTTGAGTCAGATCATGACAGTCTTTAAGTACATTGAGGACAAAGATGTCTTCCAGAAGTTCTATTCGCGGATGCTGGCCCGGCGTTTGGTGCATAGCAACTCCTCTTCAGATGACGCTGAGACTAGCATGATCAGCAAACTGAAAGAGGCATGCGGTTTCGAGTACACGAACAAACTTCAGCGTATGTTTCAAGATATGCAAATTTCTAAGGATTTGAATAAAGATTTCCGCGAGCATCTTGAAGGCGTCGAATAcaccaaggctgttgatTCAACTTTCTCAATTTTAGGAACTGGATTCTGGCCATTGACGGCACCGAGCACTGACTTTAACCCGCCCCCGGAGATTGCCGCTGAGATCGAGCGCTTTATTCGCTTCTACAAGCATAAGCATGACGGGCGTAAGCTCACATGGCTGTGGCATCTTTGCAAGGGCGAGATCAAAGCTGGCTATTGCAAGGCCAGCAAGACTCCGTACACCTTCCAAGTCTCAATTTACCAGATGGCCATTCTCCTCCTTTTCAATGAGAAGGACACTTACAGCTACGAGGATATGCTCAGCGCCACTCAACTGAGCAAGGAGGTTCTGGATCAGGCCCTCGCTGTTATTCtgaaggccaaggtcctCATTATGTCTGGCGCAGCGGGCGAGAAGCCAGGAACCGGTAAATCTTTCAAACTAAACTACGACTTCAAGAGCAAAAAGATCAGGGTAAACTTGAACCTCGGTGGTGTGAAGGAGGCCAAGCAGGAGGAGGCCGAGACAAACAAGACAATTGAGGAAGACCGAAAACTGGTCCTACAA TCTGCCATCGTCCGAATCATGAAGGCTCGCAAGAAGATGAAACACACCCAGCTCGTAAGCGAGACCATCAACCAAATCCGCTCGCGATTTGTTCCAAAGGTCGGCGACATCAAGAAATGCATTGAAATCCTACTAGACAAGGAGTATCTGGAGCGTTTGGAAGACGACGAGCTAGGCTACCTAGCTTAA
- the GPH1 gene encoding Non-essential glycogen phosphorylase (CAZy:GT35) produces MASEQQRLPTRERRPSTSAPIVDIQGAVGPAGISRPKHTRTATGFGPSEIKSFEASIPEPQREAWKRNQSSGFTGKDGFEKEVVRHVETTLARSVFNCDEHAAYSATSLAFRDRLILDWNRTQQRQTYRDSKRVYYFSLEFLMGRALDNAMLNVGQKDTAKAGLAELGFRIEDIITQENDAALGNGGLGRLAACFLDSLASLNYPAWGYGLRYRYGIFKQEIVDGYQVEVPDYWLDFNPWEFPRHDVTVDIQFFGNVRKTTDENGKSVALWEGGEIVQAVAYDVPIPGYDTPTTNNLRLWSSKASGGEFDFQKFNNGDYESSVADQQRAETISAVLYPNDNLERGKELRLKQQYFWVAASLYDIVRRFKKSNRPWKEFPDQVAIQLNDTHPTLAIVELQRILIDIEHLEWDLAWEIVVNTFGYTNHTVLPEALEKWPVGLIQHLLPRHLQIIYDINLFFLQKVEKAFPNDRDILRRVSIIEESQTKMVRMAYLAIVGSHKVNGVAELHSDLIKTTIFKDFVEIYGPDKFTNVTNGITPRRWLHQANPRLSELIASKVGGNGFLKDLTTLNQLEKYADDKEFRKEWSEIKYANKVRLAKLIKSAVGVTVNPAALFDVQVKRIHEYKRQQLNIFGVIHRYLHLKSLSPEERKKVVPRVSIFGGKAAPGYWMAKQIIHLVNAVGSVVNNDEDIGDLLKVIFLPDYNVSKAEIITPASDLSEHISTAGTEASGTSNMKFVLNGGLIIGTCDGANIEITREIGENNIFLFGNLAEDVEDLRHSHQYGSHEIDPDLQKVFTEIEKGTFGSVHDFSALVAAVRDHGDYYLVSDDFHSYNETHKLVDEAYQNQEEWIKKSITSVSRMGFFSSDRCIDEYAESIWNAEPLVVHD; encoded by the exons ATGGCGTCTGAACAGCAACGTTTGCCCACCCGTGAGAGGCGCCCCTCCACCTCCGCCCCGATTGTAGACATTCAGGGTGCAGTCGGCCCCGCAGGCATCTCCCGCCCAAAACACACCCGAACTGCCACTGGTTTCGGTCCCAGTGAGATCAAGAGCTTTGAAG cctcgaTTCCCGAACCTCAGCGTGAAGCATGGAAGCGCAACCAGTCTAGTGGCTTTACTGGCAAAGACGGCTTCGAGAAAGAGGTTGTCCGCCACGTCGAGACCACTCTTGCCCGCTCTGTCTTCAACTGCGATGAACATGCTGCCTACTCTGCTACCAGTCTGGCTTTCCGTGATCGCCTGATCCTCGATTGGAACAGAACTCAACAGAGACAGACTTATCGCGACTCCAAGCGCGTGTACTACTTCAGTCTCGAGTTCTTGATGGGCCGTGCTCTTGACAATGCTATGCTCAACGTGGGTCAGAAGGATACTGCAAAGG CCGGTCTTGCTGAGCTTGGCTTCCGAATCGAGGACATCATCACACAAGAGAATGATGCTGCGCTGGGTAACGGCGGTCTTGGCCGACTCGCAGCCTGTTTCCTCGACAGTCTGGCCTCCCTCAACTACCCCGCTTGGGGTTACGGTCTCCGATATCGATATGGCATTTTCAAGCAGGAAATTGTCGACGGATACCAAGTCGAGGTGCCTGATTACTGGCTTGACTTCAACCCCTGGGAGTTCCCACGACACGACGTGACTGTTGAT ATTCAATTCTTTGGAAATGTTAGAAAGACCactgatgagaatggcaagTCCGTTGCTCTTTGGGAGGGTGGTGAGATCGTTCAGGCCGTTGCCTACGATGTTCCCATCCCCGGCTACGACACACCCACAACAAACAATTTGAGACTGTGGTCCAGCAAAGCTTCTGGAGGAGAGTTTGACTTCCAGAAGTTCAACAATGGTGATTACGAGAGTTCAGTTGCCGATCAACAACGAGCTGAGACCATCAGCGCTGTTTTGTACCCCAACGACAATTTGGAGCGTGGAAAAGAACTTCGGCTGAAGCAGCAGTACTTTTGGGTTGCTGCCTCGTTGTACGATATCGTTCGCCGTTTCAAAAAGTCTAACCGCCCTTGGAAGGAGTTTCCCGATCAGGTGGCTATCCAGCTCAACGATACCCACCCTACATTGGCCATCGTGGAGTTGCAGCGAATTCTCATTGACATTGAGCACCTTGAATGGGACCTGGCATGGGAAATTGTCGTGAACACC TTTGGCTACACCAATCATACTGTGCTGCCCGAAGCCCTGGAGAAATGGCCTGTTGGTCTGATCCAGCACCTTCTACCTCGACACTTGCAGATTATTTACGATATCAATCTGTTCTTCCTCCAGAAGGTCGAGAAGGCATTCCCCAATGATCGAGATATCTTGAGAAGAGTGTCCATCATCGAGGAATCTCAAACAAAGATGGTACGCATGGCGTACCTGGCTATTGTTGGATCACACAAAGTCAACGGTGTTGCTGAATTGCACTCGGATCTCATCAAAACCACTATCTTCAAGGATTTTGTCGAGATCTACGGCCCTGACAAGTTTACCAACGTGACCAACGGCATCACCCCTCGCCGCTGGCTCCACCAGGCCAACCCTCGCCTTTCGGAGCTCATTGCTTCTAAGGTTGGGGGTAATGGCTTCCTCAAAGACCTCACCACTCTAAATCAGCTCGAGAAGTATGCTGATGACAAGGAATTCCGTAAGGAATGGTCCGAGATCAAGTATGCCAACAAAGTCCGACTCGCTAAGCTCATTAAGTCGGCCGTGGGTGTCACTGTGAACCCTGCGGCATTGTTTGATGTTCAAGTCAAGAGAATCCACGAGTACAAGCGACAGCAGCTCAATATCTTCGGCGTCATTCATAGATATCTCCACCTCAAGTCACTGTCCCCTGAGGAGCGTAAGAAGGTCGTTCCACGTGTCTCCATCTTTGGAGGCAAGGCCGCCCCCGGCTACTGGATGGCGAAGCAGATTATTCATCTGGTCAACGCTGTTGGCTCTGTGGTGAATAATGACGAGGATATTGGAGATCTCCTCAAGGTTATCTTCTTGCCTGACTACAACGTCAGCAAAGCTGAGATTATCACCCCTGCATCGGACCTTAGCGAGCACATTTCTACTGCAGGCACCGA GGCATCTGGTACCAGCAACATGAAATTTGTTCTGAATGGTggtctcatcatcggcactTGCGATGGTGCCAAT ATCGAAATTACTCGCGAGATTGGCGAGAACAACATCTTCTTGTTTGGCAATCTCGCTGAAGATGTCGAAGATCTCCGACACAGTCACCAGTACGGCTCTCATGAGATTGACCCTGACTTGCAGAAAGTGTTTACcgagattgagaagggcACCTTTGGCTCGGTCCATGACTTTAGCGCCCTGGTCGCCGCTGTCCGTGATCACGGTGACTACTACTTGGTGTCTGACGACTTTCACAGCTACAACGAGACTCACAAGCTGGTGGATGAGGCGTATCAGAACCAGGAGGAATGGATCAAGAAGTCAATTACCTCTGTTTCTCGCATGGGATTTTTCAGCAGCGACCGCTGCATTGACGAGTATGCTGAGAGCATCTGGAACGCAGAGCCTCTTGTCGTCCATGATTAG